The genomic segment aacaaaaaatgacaTGTTATTAGTCAAAATTATCAACCTTTTTCCATCAAAACTAAAGAGATCtaccattctttttttaatattctcaaGCAATGGGGTTTATGAATTTGTCCTTTTAAGGGACAAATTAGAAAATCGGCACACAAAATCATGTTTTGGGGAATTAGCGtgcttaaaaaatatgatatttagtaattgtcatgtttttaaaatacagcaagataaaactttaattatttggCTCAACTAATCGACTAGTTTTTAATAGTTAGTGAAACCAATTGACCAgttctaaaaataattagaaaaatttcaaaattgcaAAAATCAGGGGGTTTCGGTGAGATTCTTGATATCTAAAGATTTGATAATCTATATAGCAATGCAATggctactacaaggaaaatgacCTCTGAaaattcttgtaaaaatttaagtacGATTCAATAATCAGATTAAAAGTTAGTCTTTTTGAGCCATTATTCCAGTTTAGCGCGACTAGACCTCCTATTGAGTCTAAACCTATCCCACTGGTTCATAAATGCATATGTTAGGCTATCCATTTAATCTGTTTGGGGCAGATCCTCATTTAGTTATGATAGAGCCACACTTTACTATTTAGAATCACCCGTTACCGTAAGCTTGATAACATCATTGACATTGAAAAACAGAGGACAACTAATGTGTGAACAATAAATTTTTGCGATCGtaattggaatttattttttagtttacaaGTTGGataaatatgtatattttgactcataaaacatatttgcaagaaaaatcattaaattatggTTTTTGAATGAAACAATCAATCGGTTCATACAACTAGATATAATCAGTTGGCCAATTAAGCCAGATGATTTTAGAGTTTCACCTTGCCGCTTTAAATGGTGAAACTCTAAATCATTTGCTTTAGAAGCATGGCAAGGTGAAAGTATGCTATTtcactaatttgttttttcaatttgtgtttctttgtcaagattttaaaacaaaagcatgattgtttttatgtattaaaagtgtttttaaaaaaattattattttatttatttttttaaataattttttttgatgattttagatcgttttaatttgttagaaatcaaaaataaattttaaaaaataaaaaatatattatttaatacattttcaaacaaaaaataatttaaaaaccacTCACTATCTCAATACTAAAAATTCCTGTAATTGAAACTTTAACTAAAGGCCTTCCATATTGAAGATCAAGTTTTAACTACTTTTAATAGCACTTTTGATGGGcaattctttttaaatgttGGCAGGGGATGGGCCATTCTAATTATTCAGGACACACCACTTCCATTTCTTGGTGAAAACCTGGGAGACCTTCGCAAAGCTTGGTACCATTAGCAAGGCGCTATGGCATTTCTCCAGCAACAACACGATTAATGTTACTAACCTGAATAACCATACTCGAAGTCCATTTTCCATCAACTCCTTTAGCAAGGGAAGAATGGTAGAGGCACTGTCAGCCCAGTTGAAATCGCCGCATGGTTCCCAATCATAAGTGAGCTTGGTGACATTGGCATGCATGGCTTCTTGGACGTCAGGTCGATTAAGGTATGCATACACGTAATAATCACTGCAGGGATCGAAGTTCATCAACTGCCACACAAAGTAGTTCCAGCTAAGTCACGTATATACTTGATTATTAATCAGGTTTCTAAAATAATTGATCATCAGAAAAACCTCCGAGTTTCAATTCCATACTCGACAGAATTAACTTCCAATTTCGCTAAAAAACAGAAGTAATTTGCCCAGAAAATAAGTGAAAACTTGAACAAAGTATTATTgttattcatgcattttttttcttctttttgttgagAAGAACTTGTTTTTACTTACTGAAGTCTTCCTGGGCCTCGATGTGAGATTTCCGTCAAGGCACAAGGGACCATAGATGTTGTAAACATCAATAGCATTCCAAACATCTGCATCTGTTTTCAACAAGCTATGACGACACTCGGCAGATTCATGGGCTCTTGAGAAATCACAGTAACGTCGGATTTTACGCAAGTTGTCATATGAAATCAGAGCATGGGTTCCAAAGAAGTCATACATCCCTTGATTATCGGTTTCATCATCTATCGCAGCATTTCCAATCTGCACCATAGCAATGTGGATGGACCTCACACATGCATTTTGTTAAGAATAAACATCCTGTATTATTAGCTTAATCTTCTGGATTGGATGAGAGTTCAATTTCAATAATGTGCTCATCAGAAATTTCTTGAGATAAATTATGGTGATTGATTAAAAGCAAATAATTACTCTActtgaaaaaatcaagttgtTGAAACTAAATTAAGCTAATAAGTGTGAGGGATGCGAAGAAAGAACTCCATGTGTTAAGAAAATGAACAGATTAAAGGAGGGGAGACGCATACCAGGATCCCTTTGAGGTTGACAATAGTCGTATTAGCCTTCTTATTATGGTGAAGAACAGTATGTGCAAGTTGAGGCGCATAGTGCCCTGCATAGCTCTCTCCGGCTATATAAAAATCTCTGTTTTTGTATTCGGGAAATCTCTCTAACCAATTTACAAGGAAACTATAATTTTCTGCAGCTGTTTGTCTATCTCCATTAGTCTTCCACGTTGAATTAGAGTATGAAAATCCTACTCCAGCAGGGGACTCCACAAACAAAACATttgcaactaaaaaaaaaagcatctcaaattaatatatcaagaaaatccCCAAGAAAACTAACCTCATTTTCAACATTATTCTATTGAAAGACAAGAATAAACATTGAAGATAAATCATGCCATTATTCCATGAATATCTGTTTCTGTAAAGAGTTTTCCCGTTGCTGTGTACACGAAATGGTCCAAGCTCTTGCATCGCCCCATAAGCCAATGATGAACAACCAGGGCCTGTGTCAATATGAAGCTACTCCATCACAAATCAACTACAAAGACGTTGCATAATTTAATGGggtaaattaaacattaattcctaaattatcttattttatgtgGTTACGTTTTCCAAGGACTAATTGTACCTTTACTAATATTTCTGTGAAGATTCTTCAGAATTTATGGGGTACGTTATGACATTTGGAATAACTTTGTCTGATCTCAAATATGAAAATGGCAAGGGCTTTGATAAATAGAGTAAGGAGTAACGAACCTCCATTTAGCCAAAGAAGAAGAGGCAAGTGCTCCTTTGAATGCTTATCAgcttcaacaaaataataatagaatgcCGCACCAGCAGTTTTATTAACAGTAATATAGCCACCGTACTGTGAGAATCTGACATGGGGTTGTCCAGGCAACCTTTTAATTCTATCTTTCTCTTTCGATCCCTCTTTACGAGGATGACACTTCGATTTACCTAAAAGCGTATTCATTTCCTCAAATTGGTTCGTATCAATCACCTCGAAAGGACGCGTATCAATACTATAATCTCTACTAAACTTGGCTTTATAGAGATTGTCAAGTGCTTCACCTTGGTTCTTGACGCCATGACTTTGAGCTACAAAACGTGAAAGGGTTACAaggaaaacaagaaacaaagaagGTCGTCTATTTCCCATTGCGttttctttctccctctctTCAAAACACAAAAGGAGAAGGTTTAGGCGGCTTGGTTCATGGCTTTggataaagaattaatttatatatacgaTCTTATGATAGGAATAACCTAGCATGAGACAGAACGGATTTCCCATATTCAATGCTGTATTTTTGCGTGTCAGGATTAGATTGTTTACCTAAATTCCTAATCCTGTTTGGGAAATCTTAATTTCTTCTGGGAAGAAATACTCATCAGCTTAATTTGTTTCCGAGAAATAATAAATAGCAACAATGTATCTAGTCCGTATATTGTCAAGGCTGTGAGATATATTTGTCCAGACAAGGAAagcaattcataataaaaacgGAAAGACAAAAAACATCATCAAGTacagctttttttcttttttaaatttatttccattttatttagaAAGTTATGTGGACTGGGATAAGATATTGTGGGCATCTTCTGTTAAGTAGATGCGTGCATATCATGTTGATGTTTAGCTTTGACAGATTTTACCCGCACAACAATCTATTGAAAATTTGAGTAGAATTAATAGGTCCTGTTAGACTTTTTTTcgaataattacaaaaaatccttttattttacctCTGTTATTTTAAACATAGTTGAGTATAATAGAATATGTTAGATTGTGCCTTAGCCAACcttcctatttatatatatgcggCATAACACTGCAGTAATTATAGGGATTACAACATTGGAATAATcctatattaattttctattctGATATATACATgctatacattctataatatatcCCCTCAAGCTGAGGGTGGGGGATCAACCCGAAGCTTGAACCGAAAAGCAGTAAAGGATGCAACATGAAGCGGTTTAGTGAAGACATCGGCAAGTTGATCCCGAGAGGGACCAAAACGAATCTGAATCTCTTTCTTGGCAACGCGATCACGGACAAAGTGACAATCCACTTCAACATGCTTAGTACGAGCATGGAAGATAGGATTGGTTGAGAGATAGGTAGTACCAAGATTATTACACCAAATGGTAGGAGCAAAAACTGGGGGAACCTGCAAATCTGTTAACAAGTATTGAAGCCAAATGACTTCAGCGGTACCATCAGCAAGGGCTTTATACTCATCCTCAGTAGAGGAGCGAGCAACCGTGCGTTGCTTGCTAGATTTCCAAAAAATCAGCGTCTGACCAAAAAAGACAAGATAACCACCCGTAGACTTGCGATCATCAATACTACCAGCCCACTCTGCATTTGTAAAGCCATGTAGAGCAAAAGAGGAGCCTcaaatgatatgaaaaccatAAGATGCCGTACCTTTAAGATAGCGTAGAATACGCTTAACAACGACCCAATGAGAATCTGTacgagcatgcataaactgacagactcTGTTAACTGCAAAACATATATCTGGACGGGTGAAGGTAAGATATTGAAGAGCACCCATGATTTGATGAAATCGTGTAGGATCAAAGAGTGAGTGATCCAGTAATAAAGTGACTTTTGAAGGGGAGACTGGAGTGTCAACAGGTTTGCAGGAAGTCATACCAGCTCGGGTGAGGAtgtcaataatatatttatggTAACGCAACATTAAACCCATACCGGTAGACTGAACTTCAATACCCAGAAAGTAGTGAACAACACCTAAGTCACGAAGCTTGAACTCAGAGCTGAGTAACTGTATAAGGTGATGAAGCATAGCAGAGTTGCTACCTGTAAgtagaatatcatcaacatacactAGGAGATAAAAGATATTAGCACCATCAGATAATATAAATAGGGAAGTGTCAACCTTGGAAGCCTGGAAACCGATGGAGAGCAAAAAATCACTTAGACGAGTGTACCATGCTCTCGGTGCCtgtttcaaaccatataatGATTTGTGCAATCTGCACACATGAGATGGAAGAGAGGAGTCAACGAAACCTGGAGGCtgtttcatgtagacctctTCAGTAAGAACATCATTGAGGAAGGCATTATGAATATCAAGCTGATGAATCTTCCAATTTCACGAAACCGCGATAGAGAAAACCAATCGGACAGTGGCCTGCTTAATAACTGGACTGAAGGTTTCAGAATAATCAATACCTTCCTGCTGGGTAAAACCTCTAGCAACAAGGCGTGCTTTATAGCACTCAATACTACCCGTAGACTTGCGGTCTAAGAGTCATAGGATGTTTGCTGCGTGCTGGTGGAGACGCATGGGAAGATGGTGGCAGTGAGGAGACCTGTGGTAGTTGATAAGAAGATAAATCAACCATAAGTTGCAGACCTGTAGGAGAGGATGATGAAGAAGCAACCTCAAGCATAGGACTGTCAGCAGAGGAGGGGTTGTAGGCAGAGACCGAATCTGCAGGAATGTTGGCCAGGGTGGGCGAAGCAGAGGAGGGACTAGAGAGTGCCCCAAGACCATGAGGAGATGAGACTAATTGACGAATTGAACCTGTATCATAAGGGTTAGATAAACAAGCATGGGATGATGGCCAAGGGATGGTTAGGGGCTATGGTCAGGTGGCTGTTTGGAGTGGCAGAGCTGAGTGCTGTGGGCTATTTGGGTGGCT from the Populus nigra chromosome 1, ddPopNigr1.1, whole genome shotgun sequence genome contains:
- the LOC133688177 gene encoding serine carboxypeptidase-like 40; translation: MGNRRPSLFLVFLVTLSRFVAQSHGVKNQGEALDNLYKAKFSRDYSIDTRPFEVIDTNQFEEMNTLLGKSKCHPRKEGSKEKDRIKRLPGQPHVRFSQYGGYITVNKTAGAAFYYYFVEADKHSKEHLPLLLWLNGGPGCSSLAYGAMQELGPFRVHSNGKTLYRNRYSWNNVANVLFVESPAGVGFSYSNSTWKTNGDRQTAAENYSFLVNWLERFPEYKNRDFYIAGESYAGHYAPQLAHTVLHHNKKANTTIVNLKGILIGNAAIDDETDNQGMYDFFGTHALISYDNLRKIRRYCDFSRAHESAECRHSLLKTDADVWNAIDVYNIYGPLCLDGNLTSRPRKTSLMNFDPCSDYYVYAYLNRPDVQEAMHANVTKLTYDWEPCGDFNWADSASTILPLLKELMENGLRVWLFSGDTDGRVPFTSTQYAINKMKLPIKTEWYPWFYGGEVGGYVQVYKGDLTFATVRGAGHMVPSIQPVRASALISHFLAGTPLP